The Solanum pennellii chromosome 4, SPENNV200 genomic interval tatatattttttctctgATAAAATCTGTATAATGAAACgtgtttttatatatgaattatattgaactacaatttaaaaagaaaaactttataataaatttacaaTCTAATCTACAAAGTGTCATCTATCATATGCGAATATATTCATTAGATTTGTAGTGAGAATGCTGAAAATTGAACTTCCTTCGTATTTTTGTCAATAATAGGGAGTAAAACTTTGGAGTaaatgaggaaaaaaaaagagacaacTGAGGTAagtctcttattttttttggtcatatttgaatatatttttttatttgactatattttatttctaagcCTGTGTTAAATTGATTGacaaatacaaaaagaaattcAATCTTCAGCACTAACtttaaatgtatgaattttacctaataatgataataagtgAAGTAGTAAAATTTTGAAGTATAGCAGAAACAATGATTCATTCAATCAGGGTAGGTGGAAAACACATTTAAATAatgtaaagttaaaaaaaaatctctaaaTAGCAATAGCTTCTTtaaaaaacctaattaatttaaatgtcataaattgttaaaaacaaagtaaaactaTACACACACATTGAAAAAGAATCCCAACAACCATCAAAAGAATTAGAGCCGAAAAGATCAAtgcacaacaaaaaaaatattttaggtatgaattttaaaattaaaaaaaattgtttattttcttaaagggtacattatattttatttaagtagAGAGAGTGACATCATATATAGAAGCCAATTAGGGTACAAATATAGAGGGATTTGGTCCCTCTTCATTTCTCTTCTTTCCATTGTTCGTAAGTTCTAGCTTGAATTGGAGACACATGTCTTAGTTTAGAATTAATTATTGAGAtctaattgattaaaataaagttataacaatagttatttacttcttaaatatttttacaatccattatattttttttaaatatattaaaaacttttctttacCGAGTGCATACATATTTAAAACTTtgctaaatatttttagttttttcgggaaaaaattatagtacaattaaactttttattattctaataaaGTATTAAGAGCTACAACGTCTATTAGAGCAATATGGACTCCATTTAgggagtaaaaaataatttaaagttgagtgacaaaatttattttactcctaaaattgaaataaaaaaacatttgatcacaatttttaatttttaatttgagaaatattatttgagaaaaagttaaggaaaaaagtaaaaaatcgGCAAAAAATTACTCAagtaattaagaaaagaaattcttttaaatatatttatgaagaatataatataatgtaaatCTAAAATAATTGGATTGCAATACTATTTAAGAAGTaaatatatgaaagtaaattACTATGATTAGGACGTTGTTTTAACCAATTAAATTTCAACAAATAATTCTAAACTATGACATGTATCACTAATCTAAACTAGAACTtgggaaaataaaaaggagCCGAATCCTTATTCTTACTATTAAAtaattacttcaaataaaattagtcaaatataaAATCTCATTAATAAAGTTAATTAGTAGCAAAATAAGTGTACTAAGTCAATTgataacaaataatataaaatgaaagaaaatacataatacataataataaagttTTGAATGGTACTAATAAGCCAAAGCCTCTTTTAGCCTCTTTTGCtaataattaactttattaatGAGATTTAATATTTGactaattgtattttatatagttatttaatagtaagaattaaattataaataataatgttaaaaCGATCTTAATttgctaaaataagtaaataagaTAAACCTTTATATAAGATTAGGggtcaaataaaattaaatcaaagaagtatatggatcattattttctttaattttataataatgatatttaaaCTTGCGTGGTTCCACTGACTAAACTTGACAACTTTTTGGAGTAAAtcatacattaattaatttatctttttttcaaaatttctctttattttttcatccCACTTCTAGAAAAAAGTAATCGTGATTCTCCACTTAATTTCACAATAGTTGAATACATAATATACTCTTGGCTACATCAAAAATATACTTGGCAACaattaataaatgataattaattatcattaaatatgcatttttagtgatatttatattctttataaATGTCTCTAAAGTCTATAGCGATATTTGATTAAATGACAATCAACTAATATTGGTAAAATCTTTAATATTTTCGATTAatgtacatatttattattgcgaaaagatatttttatcgTAGAGTTTGTTTACAATTAAAAGTTTGCaattatttgtaattatatatacTTATCATTAAAACAAAGTTGCTCTAActctcaaaaaatatataacaaaaaaaagaataatttatttagtaaattaaatcttgtattgttttttattattatttaaagaagAATCAAAGAAGGGTTTCtttgattacttttttttttctccgaAAGAAAGTCCTTTTAATGAAATAGTTAAatgattttctaatttttgtggGATTGGTTTTTGTGAAAAAAGAGAGTAACTTAAAGACATTCAGTTACACCAAAATTAGGAATAGGAAAATGTCTATAACAAAATTCATGGAGgtcaattaaaatttattttatttttttatatttataggtGAGCTGAATAACAAATCAAAACTGATTTGTTATTTGTTTGTATATACTTTGATCAAAGAGGCTTATGATTTTGGTGATGTTtctcatcattttatttttttaatgtgcGCAAATGAgtgatattaaataaaatataaattgaaatttattcatTATCACTCATTAtgctattttaaaaaataatacctTATAAAAATTATGAGCCTCTTTGGTCAAAGTAACACATAAATAAAGTGGATAAAATCTGAAACAACCCCCGCAACCGAACAAATTAAGGGAGtttgaaaaaataactttagCCATTACTTTTTATATGACACATTGAAACAGAATTCAGACGTTATAAATTTTATCAGATTAGAAATATGTGTTGCCCACTAGGTATTTATCACATGTAACTTGTAAGTGTATATTTGTcctattcattattttgttttttcaaggTGCCTAAATAAGTGATaatgaataaaacaaaaaaaaaaattcattatcactcgTTAtgctatttaaaaaaattaaaaaccctACCAAAATTATGGTTGATCAAAGTAAAAACCGAAATAAAGTGAATAAAACCTCAAAACAAGATCGCAAAAGAACAAACTAagggaattttaaaaaataactttagcgattacttttttttataacgtaacttataaatatatatttgtcctcttcaaaatatatatggaCATAAAACTCAAGAGAGTAGTATTGAGGACAAAAGGCAATAAAAACTTCTCCATTATTTAagactttattttcttatctttATTTGTCATGCCTTATTCGTGGTGACGTTCTAATTTTGGTGCAACTCAATGCCttaaagttttctttttttatcacATAAATGATAAATCAATCCCTAGCTTAgcacaaaaattagaaaaccattttcttctttcatgttaaagattttaattttgaaaaaaaaaaattggccaaaaaatttaaccaaaatgattttttttctatgttatttcatctttagtttttcccttttttttctccCTCTAAGATCTCTTTGTAGTTATGAATAAGTTAAATATCGTTACAAacattttatcattaatttcagCAGCAATTTTGGTCTTTTTGTAGATGTTGTGTGAACtagaaatgataaaaaaaattaaaggacaGCATTTTAACTATTTCCTTAAAAGGActttcttttggaaaaaaaagaaaaagtatatcAAAGAAACCATTCTTTCATTCTTCTTTATATAAAGTAACATGCAAATTTTTATAGCaacaactaaattaaattaaattcttaTAAACCTCAATAATTTACTCCAAAAAGTAGAGTCCAATCCTTGCAAGACTCCATCgtaagaataaaagaaaaagaaaaaaaatgtgaatagTTGGATGAAAAATgtgaataaaaatgaattggAAATAACTAATTTATATGTTAGTGCTCATACAAGTCCCCACATTTTACCAACATAATTTGTGGTGTACTAAGAGTGTTTTACCTTTAATCTCTCCACCTCCAAATGGGTTTTGCAGTACGAAATTTGAGTAGGTTTAGTCAGAATTCTAATGTGAGCTTCGGACacagaataagaaaaaaaaagaaaagtccCCACATTTTCCTCCACTAGTACATTATTGGCGTGTGTCAAGCACAATCAACTACTTGTTCTTCACTCTTCTTCTACTATAAATTAGTTATTTccaattcatttttattcacattttcatccaaaataaaaaacaaacaaacaactaTGGCAttaaatgaagaaagtaataaCACTCAACAAGAATCAAAGTTCACTCTCTCTATGAATCATGATATGGAGCAACAACAAATAAGCCTAGATCATCAACAAGCTGAAGAAAAAGAGTTTGATTACTCGAAACGTTCTCAATGGCTCCGAGCAGCTGTGCTCGGAGCCAATGATGGGTTGGTTTCAACCGCATCATTAATGATGGGAATTGGTGCTGTCAAAAAGGACATCAAAGTCATGATCCTTACTGGATTCGCCGGCCTAGTGGCCGGCGCATGTTCTATGGCCATAGGAGAATTTGTCTCCGTTTATTCTCAGCTCGATATTGAAATTGCTCAAATGAAGAGAGATAATAAGAGAAGAAATAAAATCCAAGGAGATCACGAGGACGAGGAAGAACAAAATGACTTGCCTAATCCAGCACAAGCAGCAGCAGCATCAGCTCTAGCATTTTCAGTAGGTGCAATTGTGCCATTACTGGCTGCATCTTTTATAAGAGATTATAAAGTGAGAATTGgagctgttgttgctgctgtcACCATAGCTTTAATGGTGTTTGGATGGTTAGGTGCTGTGTTGGGAAAAGCACCAGCAATCAAGTCATCTGCTAGGGTTTTGTTTGGAGGTTGGTTGGCCATGGCTATAACTTATGGCTTGACTAAATTGATTGGTTCTAGTGGTCTTTAACTGGAATTAGCTACCAAATTATTCATAGTTTTTTGATAATCTATTGCTAAATAACTTTAGCCGGTGGATTTTATCATTAAGCTACTGAGTTTGTCTGTTGCTGAATCGTGTTTTATCTAGTTATATACGCTACTAAATATTAATTGTGGCATAATGCCataataatacttttttttttgtgtttagaatttgttattatatatagcta includes:
- the LOC107016259 gene encoding vacuolar iron transporter homolog 1-like, coding for MALNEESNNTQQESKFTLSMNHDMEQQQISLDHQQAEEKEFDYSKRSQWLRAAVLGANDGLVSTASLMMGIGAVKKDIKVMILTGFAGLVAGACSMAIGEFVSVYSQLDIEIAQMKRDNKRRNKIQGDHEDEEEQNDLPNPAQAAAASALAFSVGAIVPLLAASFIRDYKVRIGAVVAAVTIALMVFGWLGAVLGKAPAIKSSARVLFGGWLAMAITYGLTKLIGSSGL